In one window of Helianthus annuus cultivar XRQ/B chromosome 17, HanXRQr2.0-SUNRISE, whole genome shotgun sequence DNA:
- the LOC110924675 gene encoding uncharacterized protein LOC110924675 isoform X3 — MAISAINNDGRKINVGDCALFKPPYNSLPFVGRIRKLNIGKENNISLCVNWLYRPADIKLKEGALPKAAPNEIFYSFHKDEIPAASLLHPCKVTFLRKGVELPSGISSFVCRQVYDVESECLWWLTDRNYINSFLTQELQEEVNQLLDKTLLEMHGAVQTGGRSPKPLNSPNGSAHRKRSLENVQNSSSSISSHAKSKKGEHRVRNSESVKCDRLSKVDDADSGQLRPEHRLKTEIAKITDKGGLVDIDGVEKLIQLMQPEGTDKKLDLVCRTMLVNVILGTDGYDCLARFVHLKGLLVLNEWLQEIHKGKISNGSCKENDKSVEFLFSLLCSLEKLPVNLHALQTCNVGKSVNHLRSHKNSEIQKKARSLVSTWRRRVEAEMNIIETKSSTTEKACDVSLTANGNRPKLIVRLPNTGGSPTQTASGELPEDSATVSGNGSLSVPHAKQGQHVSRKIDSLQVKNVPKTNTNTGNDLFPENEGPIVHDEEQGKNDASSSGVTPKPGKLCERSYSSINALVESCAKFSEAIASPSTGDDGGIILLASVAAGEMSRSDVSPACSPRSNIPIPEGLCSANMKLNSRSPLEEAMCPDVKPIRNTVGLLDAAATSVKPETMQIKEELVFRSCLDIHEDEKKLVHKRLTDRPVATPKSEETDEKAHENMKKDDKSTVVAVQEVRTCGTATDVTEASCVEDRRVKLDFDLNEVLPSDDGIQCEVEEAAVHAPDPLPSNDRTQSGLINVAAAAKGLFYPSESLSRGMPEIGWKDSAATSAFLPTEARKVDVPVPDTCTSKPTHTLFDFDLNVGVDDADQHNAPSGLDLDLNTCDESPEAVQLSGEPDSLKGFDLNGPGMEEVGGETLTLSKNSMQFISGAPNVRMNSMNSGNFSTWFSPNKAYPAITIPSQRMLTPMTSSTSLNPEIFRGPVLSSSPAVPFQYSAFPFETGFSVPSISNTVSSVSNGYADSPSSGGGSLCFSAIPSVGPNSMVSMPYRPYFMNLPGGSSNVGGANEQLRLFHQMAAGGGGSKRKEPDGSWNGDNTISYKHPHQQ, encoded by the exons ATGGCCATATCTGCTATTAATAAT GATGGTAGAAAGATTAATGTCGGCGACTGTGCTCTGTTCAAGCCACCCTATAATTCCCTTCCGTTTGTTGGAAGAATTCGTAAATTAAACATAGGAAAAGAAAACAACATAAGTCTTTGTGTGAATTGGCTTTATCGACCTGCAGACATAAAGCTTAAAGAAGGTGCTTTGCCGAAAGCAGCACCAAACGAGATTTTTTACTCATTTCACAAGGATGAGATACCTGCTGCATCCTTACTTCATCCGTGTAAAGTCACGTTTCTCCGTAAAGGCGTTGAACTTCCTTCAGGGATATCCTCGTTTGTGTGCAGACAAGTGTATGATGTCGAGAGTGAGTGTTTATGGTGGTTAACTGACAGAAACTATATTAAT TCTTTTTTGACACAGGAACTACAAGAAGAAGTAAACCAGTTATTAGATAAGACGTTGCTAGAAATGCATGGAGCAGTGCAGACCGGAGGTCGATCCCCAAAACCGTTAAATAGTCCAAATGGGTCAGCACACCGAAAACGTAGTTTAGAAAATGTACAAAATAGTTCTTCATCGATTTCATCACATGCAAAGAGTAAGAAGGGAGAGCATCGCGTTCGCAATTCAGAATCTGTGAAATGTGATCGTTTATCCAAAGTTGATGATGCAGATTCTGGTCAACTTAGACCAGAACACAGGTTAAAAACCGAGATCGCTAAAATTACTGATAAAGGAGGATTGGTAGATATTGATGGAGTTGAAAAACTAATACAGCTCATGCAACCCGAGGGTACTGACAAGAAACTAGACTTGGTTTGCAGAACAATGCTCGTTAACGTAATATTGGGCACTGACGGATACGATTGTTTAGCTAGATTTGTTCATCTAAAGGGCTTGTTAGTTTTAAACGAATGGCTTCAAGAAATACATAAAGGAAAGATTAGTAACGGAAGCTGTAAAGAGAATGATAAGTCTGTTGAGTTTCTTTTTTCTTTACTTTGTTCACTTGAGAAATTACCCGTGAATCTTCATGCTTTACAGACGTGTAATGTCGGGAAGTCGGTGAATCATTTACGTAGCCATAAAAATTCAGAAATTCAGAAGAAAGCCAGAAGTCTAGTCAGCACATGGAGGAGACGTGTAGAAGCTGAAATGAATATTATTGAAACAAAGTCTAGTACAACGGAAAAAGCATGTGATGTGTCGCTTACAGCTAATGGAAACCGCCCGAAACTCATTGTGAGGTTGCCAAACACCGGTGGAAGCCCCACACAAACCGCCAGCGGAGAATTACCGGAAGATTCCGCTACAGTATCTGGAAATGGCTCTCTTTCGGTACCTCATGCGAAACAAGGTCAGCATGTAAGCAGAAAAATTGATTCTCTTCAAGTAAAGAATGTACCAAAGACAAACACAAACACGGGTAATGATTTGTTTCCGGAGAATGAAGGACCGATTGTCCATGAtgaagaacaaggtaagaacgatgCATCCTCATCAGGGGTAACACCAAAACCAGGTAAGCTATGCGAGCGTTCTTATAGCTCAATAAATGCATTGGTGGAGAGCTGTGCGAAGTTCTCGGAAGCTATCGCGTCTCCGTCAACCGGTGATGATGGTGGAATAATTCTTCTTGCCAGCGTGGCTGCTGGTGAAATGTCGAGATCTGACGTGTCACCCGCATGTTCCCCTCGAAGTAACATACCCATACCTGAAGGCTTGTGTTCTGCGAATATGAAACTTAACAGCAGAAGTCCATTAGAGGAAGCCATGTGTCCTGACGTTAAACCTATTAGAAACACTGTGGGCCTGCTAGATGCAGCTGCTACAAGTGTAAAACCCGAGACTATGCAGATTAAAGAAGAATTGGTCTTTAGGTCATGTTTAGATATACATGAGGACGAGAAGAAATTAGTGCATAAACGGTTAACCGATCGGCCCGTAGCCACCCCAAAGTCTGAAGAGACTGACGAGAAGGCCcatgaaaatatgaaaaaagaCGACAAAAGCACTGTGGTTGCAGTGCAAGAAGTAAGAACGTGTGGAACGGCTACCGATGTAACAGAGGCCAGCTGTGTTGAAGATCGTAGAGTAAAGTTGGACTTTGATCTGAATGAAGTTCTTCCTAGTGATGATGGGATACAATGTGAGGTTGAAGAGGCTGCTGTTCATGCACCTGACCCGTTACCTTCTAATGATAGAACTCAGTCTGGTTTGATAAATGTAGCTGCTGCTGCAAAAGGACTGTTTTACCCTTCTGAGAGTCTCTCAAGAGGCATGCCTGAGATTGGGTGGAAAGATTCTGCTGCCACCAGTGCATTCCTTCCAACAGAAGCACGAAAGGTAGATGTTCCGGTTCCTGACACTTGTACCAGCAAACCGACCCACACTCTTTTTGACTTTGACTTGAATGTTGGAGTTGATGATGCTGATCAACACAATGCACCGTCAGGACTGGATCTTGATCTGAATACATGTGATGAGAGTCCCGAGGCTGTCCAGTTGTCTGGCGAGCCTGATTCTTTAAAGGGCTTTGACCTGAACGGGCCGGGTATGGAAGAAGTTGGCGGTGAAACGTTAACTCTCTCCAAAAACAGTATGCAGTTTATATCTGGTGCACCTAATGTCAGAATGAATAGTATGAATAGTGGGAACTTTTCAACTTGGTTTTCACCGAACAAAGCCTATCCAGCAATTACAATCCCGTCTCAAAGAATGTTGACACCCATGACTTCCAGCACATCACTTAATCCTGAAATATTCAGGGGCCCCGTTTTATCATCATCTCCCGCAGTGCCATTTCAGTATTCAGCTTTCCCATTCGAGACCGGTTTCTCTGTACCTTCGATTTCAAATACAGTTTCATCGGTTTCGAATGGTTATGCCGATTCTCCGTCATCCGGTGGTGGGTCGCTTTGTTTCTCGGCCATTCCCTCAGTGGGACCAAACAGTATGGTGTCAATGCCATACAGGCCTTACTTTATGAATCTACCTGGCGGTTCAAGTAATGTCGGTGGTGCCAATGAGCAGTTAAGGTTGTTCCATCAAATGGCTGCAGGTGGTGGTGGATCGAAGAGGAAAGAGCCAGATGGCAGTTGGAATGGTGATAATACAATTAGCTACAAACATCCACATCAGCAGTAG